A genomic region of Oryza glaberrima chromosome 1, OglaRS2, whole genome shotgun sequence contains the following coding sequences:
- the LOC127783258 gene encoding 60S ribosomal protein L18a-like, with protein sequence MVAFRFHQYQVVGRALPTPGDEHPKIYRMKLWATNEVRAKSKFWYFLRKLKKVKKSNGQMLAINEIFERNPTTIKNYGIWLRYQSRTGYHNMYKEYRDTTLNGAVEQMYTEMASRHRVRFPCIQIIKTATVHFKLCKRDNTKQFHNGSIKFPLVYRKVRPPTRKLKTTFKASRPNLFM encoded by the exons ATGGTGGCCTTCAGG TTCCATCAGTACCAGGTGGTGGGGCGCGCGCTGCCGACCCCTGGCGATGAGCACCCCAAGATCTACCGGATGAAGCTCTGGGCCACCAATGAGGTCCGCGCCAAGAGCAAGTTCTG GTACTTCCTGAGGAAGCTGAAGAAGGTGAAGAAGAGCAACGGCCAGATGCTCGCCATCAACGAG ATCTTCGAGCGCAACCCAACCACGATCAAGAACTATGGCATCTGGCTGCGTTACCAGAGCAGAACCGGTTACCACAACATGTACAAGGAGTACCGTGACACTACATTGAATGGTGCCGTGGAACAGATGTACACCGAGATGGCTTCTCGCCACCGTGTGAGATTCCCTTGCATCCAGATCATCAAGACCGCCACTGTCCATTTCAAGCTCTGCAAGAGGGACAACACCAAGCAGTTCCACAACGGGAGCATCAAGTTCCCCCTTGTGTACCGCAAGGTCAGGCCGCCAACCAGGAAGCTCAAGACCACGTTCAAGGCGTCGAGGCCAAACCTGTTCATGTGA